Part of the Vicugna pacos chromosome 3, VicPac4, whole genome shotgun sequence genome is shown below.
CTAATAATTTACAGATTATTTCTCAGAGTTCAGAgctcttgtggttttaatttgacatggaactatcattttcaaatatccaaCACCTAACAAAATGTAAGCTAAACACTCAGATTTTACAATGGACAAGTGTGTCAAGGATAATGTTGTCAGGTAAAATCAGTTAAGGTTATTATCATCTCACAGCCAAACTGTATGATCTGGATCAGTGGTTTTCAATCTGAATTCTAATTGTGAGAACTAGAGCCTGGTGTGGGAGAGAAGTATATGGTGGGGATTCCCACCACTAACATACCACTCCATCCCTATGCAGTTATACACCTTGTGTTTTTagccttctaaaaaaaaaaaaaaatatatatatatatatacacacacacacacacacacacacatatatatatatgtaagtttcaggtgtatagcattaTAGTTCAACATCTGTATACACTACAGAGTAATCATTGCCACAAACCGATTACCATCCAGTGGAGACCCTTCACCCATTTTACCCTCCCACAACCTCCTTCCCCTCTActaaccactaatctgtttgcTGTATcattgagtttgtttctgttttgctttatttgttcactgtgatttttaagattccatatataagtgaaatcgtaTGGTGTTTTCTCCCTCGGCCTGACTTATTTCGCTttgcataataccctcaaggtccctCCTTGTCACAAATGGCGAGGTTTCATTatcttttatggttgagtagtattccactgtatatagaAAGGTCTTCTTCATCCCTTCATTCATCGATGGATCCTTcagttgtttccataccttggctaatgtaaataatgctacaacaAACATAGGGGTGTATATACTTTTCCAAAATACTGGTTTTTGGTGATCTTCAGATAAATATCCAAAGTGAAATAgatgggtcatgtggtagttctattcttaattggGGGGGTGATCTCcatattcttttctatattagctgcaccagtttacagttctaccaacagtgtacaaggattctcttttctccacatccgcTCTAACATTTGTTACTCTTTCTTCAATaacagtcattctaacaggtgtgaggtaatatcccattgtggttttgacttgcatttttctgataattagtgatgttttGGACCTGTTTATGTAACTGTtgcccatctgtatgtctttggaataAAAATATCTCTTCAGATCCTATGCGCCTTTTTAAAATTGGTGTGTTGATTATTGCTGTTTGTccctgagttgtatgagttctttttatattctggatattaaccccttattggatacatcatttgcaaacatcctcTCCCATTCAAATAGGTTGACTTTTCATTCTGGAAATGATTTCCTTCACTGCGTAGAAACTTTTTCGTTTCATacagtcctatttgtttatttttgctattgttttCCTTGCCTTTGGAGTCAGAGCCACACAACATCACTAAAACTAAAGTCAATAAAGTTattgcctacattttcttctaggaattttattgttttgggtcttacattcaagtctttaatccattttgacttaatttttgtatatgatgtagaatagtggtctagtttcattcgTTTGTATGTGACTGTCCACCTTTCTCAGCATCGTCTATTGAAGAGACATTTCTCTGTTGTGTGTTCTTTGCtattttgtcatatattaattgtctatatgtgtgtgtgtttgtgtgtgtgtgtgtgtgtgtttctgggctctcagttctgttccattgatttatatgtggGCTTTTGTGGCAGCACCATACTCTTTTGATTATTATAGATTTGTAGTGTAGTCTGAAATATGAATGCATGctacctacagctttgttctttctcaagatttttttggttatttggggTATGTTGTGTtccatacaattttttaaattatttcttctacttttataaaatatgccttggtattttgatggcgattgcattaaatctgcatattgctttgggtagtatgaacattttagcaatattaattcttctaatccatgcccacatggtattttgtttttttggaatccttttcaatttcttttattaatgTCCTGAAGTTTTTAGTGTACAAGTTATTTACGTCCTTGGTTAAGCTTAatactatgtattttattttttattgtgattgCAAATGAGATTGtttcttaatttatctttttaatttattactaGTGTGTAGAATTGCCAAAGATTTCTGTACAGTGATTTTGTATACTGTGACTTTACTAAATTTATGTATCAGTTTTAACAAATTTTTGATAaaatctttagttttttttttaatatacagtaTCACATTATCTTcagatagtgacagttttactttctcctttccaatttgaatttatttatttttcttgcctaattgctgcaGCTAGtaatatgttgaataaaagtggtgagagagagcatccttgtcttgttttgatcttaaaggaaaatacttcagcttttcaccattgataataatattagctgtgggtttctCATATATGATCTTAATTACATTGAGGTAAATTCCCTCCATGCCTGCTTTGCTGAGactttatcataaatgaatattgaattttgtcaaatctttttcttattcatcttactattgaattttgtcaaatgtttttcttatgCATAATCATAAGATTTTGATCctccattttgttaatgtgatgtatcacattaattgatttgcgaATACTGCATCATGCTTGGATCCCCCAAATAAATCTCACTTGTTTCTGGTGTATGcaccttttaatatattgttggatttaatttgctagtattttgttgaggatttttgcatctatgttcattaagAATATTGGCCTGCaatttcctttttgtgtgtgtgttgtctttgtctgattttggtattaaGCTAATGATAGCTTTGCAAAATGTGTTGGAAACTTTCACTCCTCCTCAAgtttttggaagattttgagaaggatagTTATTAActattctttgattttatttgtgaaaaattcATTAGCAAAATCATCtgatcctgggcttttctttgtttggAGATTGTCATTGATGAATTCAATCATCTTATTAATAATTGATctggtcagattttttttttctattgcctcTAAATTCAGTCATGGTCGGTTGTATATTTCTaataatatttccatttcttctaggttttccagtttgctggcatataattatttataattgtcTCTTGtgatcctttatatttctgtagtaTCAATTgtgatatctttctatttctgatttttatttattatttttggtattttCTATCTGTTTGCTGAAGTCCACATTGTGTTCATCCATCCTTCTGAGTTTGGTGAGCATTTTTATGACCAGTACTTTTAATTCTTTATCAGGTAGAATGCTTATCTCTGTTTTATTGGGTTCTCTTTCTGAggttatggaaaaaaatttttatatctcCTTTTGTTACCTAATTCTCTGTATTTGTTTCTATGTACTAAATAAATCAGGTACCTCTATCAGCACCAAAAACAGTGGCTTATGTAGCAAATGTTCTGTAGGGCTCAGAAGAGCAATGCTACGCAGCCATCAGAGCCCAGCACTCAAGGAGTGTCCTCTACGTGGGCTTTTGGGATAAGGCAGCAGTTACCACTGCAGTGCACTAGTGGGCAGGGCTACCCCCCAGCATAGCTGCAGGGTCTGTCCATGGCAACTACAGAGTGCTGGTGCATGACGTTATTGCTCAGCTGCCTGTGAGGTCCAGCTGAGGCTTAGGGGTGTATGGGGCTCTCAGTAGAGCATGCTCACTGGTGATAAAATGTTAGGTGGAAATTTCTAAAGTGGCACCTGCAAGGACTAGTATTAACAATGTAGCCCGAGATCCCAAAATTGTCTCTCACCAATGTTTCAATCCCCCAGGAATGTCCCAGATGATTCCTGCCTCTCTGGTACAAGCTTCAAGATTAGTAATGTCCATGCATTTTTCAATCTGGTGCTTTTGCAGTGGTTTTGGGGGCAAGTCTGCATGTAAATCCTTTGAGAGCAGGCTTTCCATTCCCTCTACTTCTATAATTTTCCTGGATGTATTCCcctattagttttttaaattaagtgttTTGGGGGCTTGTCTGTCCTATGCAGGATCTAAGCATTGCAGTACCTGATGTGGAGCTGAAATTCCTCAGTCTTCAAGGATAATAACCTCACCTTTGTGATCTTTCACAAGTGTTGATTGCCACTGCTGGATGTTTTTCCCCCCTTTGGTGTTACCATATCTCTGTTTCTCCTACCTGTCTTGATGGTATCTTTTTACTCTTTGTTCTGAAGCCTCTGTTCATCCAGTTTTTAGGTCCCTATAAAAGGAACTTATTTCACACGTCACTGTGTATTTATTGTGTCCTAGGGAGGAGATGAGTTTAGAATATCTCTACACTGCCATCTTGAAcccttatttttatctattttatgcatatctACCTCAATGTAAGACTGTGCTtgagcataaataaataaataagcaagtacataaataaataaatattcttgagCCAATGGACGTAAAATTGTTTCACTGTGACCTCCAAGTTAAGAAGTAACAGTAAATCGAGAATATCATTCTTAAGTAAATGATGGTATGATGTGACATAATATAATCCTGCTATGAGTGTTCTTCCAGGAAATTAAAAAGTTTGAGCTTCATGATTGAAGGTGGGTCTACTTAGGACCTAAAGGTAAAAACTAATTTCTTCAAGCAACAGATAACTGGAATCAACCCCAGAAAGTATTAGAAAAAGTGGGACATTACACAATGGGATGTGATTAATATGTCTTGATTTGTCTGTGGTTGTGTCATGTTTTAAGCAAACCCAATACTTATCTTTTGTGCCCTGCTTTACCTGTCATATCCATCTTTCTTTTGCATAACCTACAAGGTTATGGAGTGGGGCAATTATTCTATGTATGCCGACTTCGTCCTCCTGGGCCTGTTCAgcaacacccactttccctggCTTCTCTTTGTCCTCATCTTCCTGGTCTTTGTCATCTCCATAGCCAGTAACACCATCATGATCATTCTCATCCACATGGATTCCCACCTCCACACTCCAATGTACTTTCTGCTCAGCCAGCTTTCCATCATGGACATTCTGTACATTTCCACCATTGTGCCCAAGATGCTGGTTGACCAGATGGTGGGCCAGAGGGCCATTTCCTTTGCAGGATGCACTGCCCAGCATTTCCTCTACTTGACCTTAGCAGGGGCTGAGTTCTTCCTTTTAGGACTCATGTCCTATGACCGCTATGTCGCCATCTGCAACCCTCTGCGCTATCCTGTCCTGATGAGCCGCAAGATCTGCTTATTGATTGTGGTGGCAGCTTGGCTGGGAGGGTCCATAGATGGCTTCTTGCTCACGCCAGTCACCATGCAGTTCCCTTTCTGTGCTTcccgggaaatcaatcacttcttcTGTGAGGTACCTGCCCTTCTGAAGCTCTCCTGTGTGGACACATCAGCCTATGAGACAGCCATGTATGTCTGCTGCATCATGATGCTCCTcattcctttctctgtcatcTCGGCCTCTTACACAAGGATTCTCCTGACTGTTTATAGGATGAGTGAAGCAGAGGGGAGGCGAAAGGCAGTGGCCACTTGCTCCTCCCACATGGTGGTTGTCAGCCTCTTTTACGGGGCTGCCATGTACACCTATGTGCTGCCTCACTCTTACCATACTCCTGAGCAGGACAAGGCTGTGTCTGCCTTCTACACTATCCTCACTCCCTTGCTCAACCCGCTCATTTACAGTCTCAGAAACAAAGACGTCACAGGGGCCCTACAGAAAGCTCTGGGGAGGTGCTTGTCCCCAGGAAGGTAAACACCTTCTAAAGAAACCATAGCTCCTGCTAGAGGTTGAAGAAAAGATATAGGACTTTATCGTCACCTTTGGATTTGAATATTGTCTGCCTGAAAATAACAGGTCACCCCTATGTCAGCAATCGTGAGGCATTCTGGGATTTGGAAAGCTGACAGCGAGATTTTGAAGATTTCATCATTTTTGAAAAACGTAAGGATTCTGAACAATGGATGGTTTTGAATGCAGTGGGAATAAGACAGGGAATTCAGTAGTCACACATCTGCTTTCAGCAAACCCTGCATTCCACTGAAGACCATGCAGTTGTCTGTTTCCTACTATGTCAGTCATCCCAAAAGAAATGCTTATCTTCAGCTACACCAATAACTTCTCACTATAGTCTCTCTTCAGACACTCTACAAATCGACTACTTCAAAGATATCAACATGTCAAGTATTATTTTGATTCTATTTCAAATGTTATTTCAATATCTGATTGATCTTTTTACAGGTGATTTTGGGGCTTCCAAATTTTTTATTCAATCAAGCCAGTATTGGCattatcattattctttttttaaaaattggtttgagTCTATATAATTAATTTTCTTAGCTGAATTCCATTAGCATGGCTAGTAGACAAAAGAGTACACATCAGTTTTTGGAGGAGACcaactccttttctttttctccataaaattttgctaaaattaTCCCAGAATGGTGGATTCAATGTAAAAAACAATGTGGTTTTGAGGCTTTGGTGAACTTCGATGGCTTCTACATTTTCTGTTCTCTTAATGATATAATCTAATGGGAACAACCAGGGCAGTTTTAAATCCCATATTTTTCACTATATTTAAATTGTCTGATGaccaaatatatttcattttcaaagattttaatgcaaaagaaaagGACTTTTTTGAGAGTTATTCTTTTGGAAATTAATATATGCtactcattattttgtattttcataatattttaatttagctTAGTTTATTTCATCATTTGAGTACTTGTAATTAACCAGTATTTTTTGAAGCACAGAAATTaagttttatcttttctcttttccacacTTTTTTCCACTTGACTAAACTCATTCTATATTAAGTCCTCAGTCTTTCTATCTTTCTACATTTCTATATTGGAGTTTGCTTATACTTCATTATCTAACCCTAAGAATACTTTgtattacaaaaatgaaaatgtgattaTACATAAGCTCATTTAAGAATGTTTTAGTATCGGTTTGGTTTTAGTGTGTATAGATAAGTCATCTGGGAGTTGACATAATGTTTCAGAAAATCTAATGCTTCTACACcttggaaaagaaaaggagaaacagctCATTACGGAACTTTCAAAggcatcttattttttttatattgcatTTCCACGTGGGTGAAAGATGACATTGTTTATTATCCTTAAATACAGGCGTCTGTCCTATTTTCCCTCAATAAAACCCATACTGGAAGCGGAAGTTGGAATCAACTTTCAGACTCCACAATTGTGTCCCGATCTCCTAGGATCTCTCAATCCAGTTTTTCATTCTGTTAGAAATGTGTCTTCTCACACAGATGTCTGTGTCACGGAGAGAATGATTCAGACCAGGATTGGAACTTTTGGCCTTTTCTGATATAGAAATGGTGAATATGTTTTAGAAATGGATTCTGGTTAGGAAAGAAATAGTGAGTTTAGAAATGTTACATTCTCATTAAAAAGATGCTTTGAGCTTGTAACTCTCATTAAGCTTTAGTTATACGTGCATGTACTTATGCCAGGTTGGACAAGTTAATTTCTTGAAACCTTCTTTCCCAATGTCTTAAATTAGAATATTCTAACCTAATTACTACCTCAGAGGGATAATTTTAAGAGAATACGAGATAACCGATGCAAAGCAACTTTAGCTTTGGAAGGTACTATATACCATGAGGTACTATTGTAATTGACTCATAACTGTAGAGACGGGGCAGTGAAACCTGCTTTTCTCCCTCATTTCTCTTCCAGGAGTGGCCCTATCTCTTGACATTGCACTTAACACAGAATTTTCTTTTGTCGAGGTGAGACTATAAAGGTGATTAAAGTCCTCTAACTCTGACATAAGACCTTtaagaaaacatacagaaaatgtTTCAAGGACCGATGTTAATCTGACCATAACGCATCCTTGAGATAAAATAATAGTCATTGCCTCCAGTGCGTCGTGAGGGGCTGGATATCATAAGGTCACTTCAGACTCATTTCCACTTAACTTCAGAAACTGAAGAAAACAGGCAATCATGTCCTAATATGAAGAAAGTTTCTTCTTGGAAGGAAACTGAATAACCATCTATTAGGACTtgaccttcctccttccccacccagtgAATTAAAAGTGGCCACATGCATTTGCTTTCCAGCTTAGTTTTAGACATACAATTGTCACTGAAATGATATAAATTGAATGAATAGAATAAATATCACATGGTTtataatatatttgttttcaacaTCAGCTTATTTTCTCCCCTCTAGAGCAGTGTTAGGAAATTCATGCCATATCTGCCTTTCGTGGGCTCTTCTTTCCCTcaattttagctttttttcctccctcttttttttttctatgcctTCTTTTGTCTTGTCTGATGTGTATCCCTCCCTCTTCCATTCCTAACCATCCCTACATCCCTAAcccttttctatttcctttttctctcccttgcTCTTGTGTTTTATCCATCCCCgctttttctgttattttgactATGCTCCAGCACCCCACTGCTGCTCTTCCCGAGTGAAAGATGGGATTTTAGTTCTCCTAAGATTACCAGGATAACTAGGGACATGAAAAACACAGGGCCTTTTAAAATGAACTTCTGAAGTGCATTGGCAATGatctgagagagagaaggagatgagGCTTTAATATAGAGAGGTTTTTAACGGAAACCCATTTAACACAAATGTGTTTGTCTTGGTTAGATGCACTTAGCTGTAGCCAGAAGAAGGTTTGCACAATGGAAAATGTAGGTAAATCTAGCATTGCTTTCTTCATTGTGTGCTCAATGGGGCTCTTTGGTTCTAATGTatcaatataaataattttttagccTAAAATCGATGGAATTTCCACAACGTTTAGAATCTACCATTCCATAGTGAGCCAGATGAGTTTAGAGAATGTTGTTTCCATCTCTGGGCAGAGATCTGATTTTCATCCTAAGATTGTGCGTTCTATCTATCTTGGGTGCCTGATTCTTCATGTGTGCTCTGAGTAGATTCTGCTCAAGACTGCTCTTTGATATTtacatcaactttttttttgcttataatGTAGACCTAAAGTTTAGTGACTGCCAGTCTTTGCTGAGAAATATCCCAGAGCACCTTCTATAATTTCAAGAAAAATACTCTTTACACTCTTATTTGTAGCAAATAGATACATGAAGTCCACTTCAGTTGCAGTGATTGGATTCCTGCCGATGAAGCAAACATAATGAAGcaatgagaattaaaatgaaaagtaagcaaacattatttaaattctgtgtcatAGAACACTGAAGTTTGACTTTAGCTCAGAGATGATTGtaccaaaacatttttttgtttaataGAGGGTATAACAACCTCTGAGAATGGAATCCctttcccaaagacacacaggGAATGGCAAGGATTCTTATTCCAAGTTCAAGGATCTTTGGCACATCCTCTGAGGCTTTTTGTTTACTCATTCCTCCAAGGAGATGGTTGAGTTATAAGACTTACCAGTCATAGGTCCAATATTCTGTCTGCTCTGAAATTTTCT
Proteins encoded:
- the LOC140689327 gene encoding olfactory receptor 2T27 encodes the protein MEWGNYSMYADFVLLGLFSNTHFPWLLFVLIFLVFVISIASNTIMIILIHMDSHLHTPMYFLLSQLSIMDILYISTIVPKMLVDQMVGQRAISFAGCTAQHFLYLTLAGAEFFLLGLMSYDRYVAICNPLRYPVLMSRKICLLIVVAAWLGGSIDGFLLTPVTMQFPFCASREINHFFCEVPALLKLSCVDTSAYETAMYVCCIMMLLIPFSVISASYTRILLTVYRMSEAEGRRKAVATCSSHMVVVSLFYGAAMYTYVLPHSYHTPEQDKAVSAFYTILTPLLNPLIYSLRNKDVTGALQKALGRCLSPGR